A genome region from Streptomyces sp. NBC_01296 includes the following:
- a CDS encoding PIG-L deacetylase family protein, translating into MSRVGSVLAVMAHPDDPELWAGGTLALHARTAPVIAAVQAHDAVRNAEALAGGKALGAEVVLAEALDAAVVTELILRHRPEILITHPIDDVHPDHRRIAAAVMEGLVDAVIATGHPKKLYACDSYNSLTLSGPVAGSVIVDVTATFEQKMTALREHRSQPITDHFGPMAENLGALWGARIGASRAEAFTALPILGRLPGTAHL; encoded by the coding sequence GTGAGCCGCGTCGGATCCGTCTTAGCCGTCATGGCGCACCCCGACGACCCGGAACTGTGGGCCGGCGGGACCCTCGCCCTGCATGCCCGCACCGCCCCGGTCATCGCCGCCGTCCAGGCCCACGACGCCGTACGCAACGCCGAGGCTCTCGCCGGCGGGAAGGCCCTGGGCGCCGAGGTCGTGCTCGCCGAGGCGCTCGACGCGGCCGTCGTCACGGAACTGATCCTCCGCCACCGCCCCGAGATCCTCATCACCCACCCCATCGACGACGTCCATCCCGACCACCGGCGCATCGCGGCCGCCGTCATGGAAGGGCTCGTGGACGCCGTCATAGCCACCGGCCACCCCAAGAAGCTCTACGCCTGCGACAGCTACAACTCCCTGACCCTCAGCGGGCCCGTCGCCGGGTCCGTGATCGTTGACGTCACCGCCACCTTCGAGCAGAAGATGACGGCCCTGCGCGAACACCGCTCTCAGCCCATCACCGATCACTTCGGGCCCATGGCCGAGAACCTCGGCGCGCTGTGGGGGGCGCGGATCGGGGCCTCGCGGGCCGAAGCGTTCACCGCGCTACCGATCCTCGGCCGGCTCCCCGGCACCGCTCACCTGTAG
- a CDS encoding DegT/DnrJ/EryC1/StrS family aminotransferase, translating into MPQHPAPVYQYSQLTADAQNALVGGGILTGQIATFNGELIPDLEERVAGLTGRAQALAVDSGSSALRMAMRGLEIRAGQEVIIPEIGWVSIGAAADMLGATVRIAPATESLTPTWAEIAPLIGPDTAAVVLVHLRGRPAPGTAEIARHLTDLGIPLIEDCAQAWGVEAEGRPAGCWGTLATFSTHSMKIIATGEGGLVVGDDPDMMALMRAIAGDTRQRTPRAVWRSKARMTELAAGLALPQVEHLPVLVEDLRALQREVHLQLAALEGLQLVPGSTEPTGNGSLVGVRALDPATAARISGALFQHGYRSWWPGPGDLHTAEAWPVQPERQLADHRTYFDIQIPWLPADTHKQWACTLADLIQQSLESGR; encoded by the coding sequence ATGCCCCAGCACCCTGCTCCGGTCTACCAGTACAGCCAGCTCACGGCCGATGCCCAGAACGCCCTGGTCGGCGGCGGGATACTGACCGGCCAGATCGCCACGTTCAACGGGGAGCTGATCCCCGACCTCGAAGAGCGCGTCGCTGGCCTCACCGGCCGCGCCCAGGCCCTCGCCGTCGACTCCGGGTCCTCCGCGCTGCGCATGGCCATGCGCGGTCTGGAGATCCGCGCCGGCCAAGAGGTGATCATCCCCGAGATCGGCTGGGTGTCCATCGGCGCGGCAGCCGACATGCTCGGCGCCACCGTGCGCATCGCACCCGCCACCGAATCCCTCACGCCCACGTGGGCCGAGATCGCCCCGCTCATCGGCCCGGACACCGCTGCCGTCGTCCTGGTCCATCTCCGAGGACGTCCCGCCCCCGGCACCGCCGAGATCGCCCGCCACCTCACCGACCTCGGCATCCCGCTCATCGAGGACTGCGCGCAGGCGTGGGGCGTCGAAGCCGAAGGCCGCCCGGCTGGCTGCTGGGGCACCCTGGCGACCTTCTCCACCCACTCCATGAAGATCATTGCCACGGGTGAGGGCGGACTCGTCGTCGGCGACGACCCCGACATGATGGCCCTGATGCGGGCCATAGCGGGAGATACGCGGCAGAGGACCCCGCGCGCAGTCTGGCGGTCCAAGGCCCGGATGACCGAACTCGCCGCAGGTCTAGCCCTGCCCCAGGTGGAGCACCTTCCCGTGCTCGTGGAGGACCTGCGCGCACTCCAGAGGGAAGTCCACCTCCAGCTCGCGGCGCTGGAGGGGCTCCAGCTCGTGCCCGGCTCCACCGAGCCGACCGGAAACGGGTCGCTCGTCGGCGTCCGCGCCCTCGATCCAGCCACTGCCGCGCGTATCTCCGGAGCTCTCTTCCAGCACGGCTACCGCAGCTGGTGGCCCGGTCCCGGTGACCTTCACACCGCCGAAGCCTGGCCCGTCCAGCCGGAGCGGCAGCTCGCCGACCACCGGACCTATTTCGACATCCAGATCCCCTGGCTCCCCGCGGACACCCACAAGCAGTGGGCCTGCACCCTTGCCGACCTCATACAGCAGAGCCTGGAGAGCGGCCGATGA